Proteins from a genomic interval of Methanoplanus endosymbiosus:
- a CDS encoding GH36-type glycosyl hydrolase domain-containing protein — MRNKFGFKGRFNDKEASVSQVDAGPLRDELYSRDQMVQHAKEIAGIYRAGPGNGYGSLLPRLADNEKVLLDTYNLLNAANEASRRIAPAGEWLLDNFYLIDEQILTARCHLSEEYCEEFPRLENGPFEGFPRIYHIATELIAHSDGRIDDKTLLDFINSYQSVTPLLLGELWAVPIMLRLSLIENLRRISGKISADRLDCDSADQWVDQMTEVAGHNPKGLIPFIADMARSDLPMTSAFVAEMARQLQGQSGSFAFPLTWIEQRLSESNLTIEQMVNAEAQAQAVDQVSFGNCINSLRLLDLIDWREFVEKVSLVEHILRSDPADNYAAMDFETRDRYRHVVEEIAKKGRLGEGDVAGKAVELACDNRNNKDGEIRASHVGYYLTDEGRVSLEEALSYTPPFSDRFRRKVYSFTLPLYFSGILSLILIAALFGYGHIPAYAWYITLPVMLLLLFPVSQVAVAVINWVYTILIPPVLLPKMDYSSGIPDDQRTIVVIPTVLSEPGDVASLLDSLEVRYLANRDDNLHFALLTDLRNASVQELPGDEELVSLLAAGIEGLNSRYCDDKPSTFFLMHRARTWNESEGVWMGYERKRGILGAFNTFILGRGTKSFSRIVGDQEILGSIRYVITLDTDTELPRSSAGKLIGTLAHPLNRPVMDPVNQVIREGYGILQPRVALSLRETGISRFASFFGGEPGIDPYTRAVSDLYQDAFKEGSFIGKGIYDLEVFSQIFEGRFPENLILSHDLLEGCYARAGFVSDVLVLEDYPNSYLADIKRRHRWIRGDWQIMQWIFPFILDASSKVQRNPLSLLCRWKIFDNLRRSLVAPAALLFLIMSWISFGNPLFWTAFIASLYLIPSVIIICRGVVKKPEKQTWMLHLRDLPSLVRSQITVPLINLIFLPYEAYISLDAMLRSCFRMAGSHRHLLEWTTNQEAAQAKTSGLAGMYRIMWAGPVIGAGLLALQIQERLVSSPVIAFFACAWILSPIIASWISQPQRSHVFDLTPDQSLFLRAVARKTWRFFETFVTAEDHYLPPDNYQEQPVSAVAHRTSPTDVGLLLLANLTAYDFGYLSLRGLIERTGNTMNTMGQLKRFRGHFYNWYDTITLKPLLPRYISTVDSGNLVSHLLVLRQGLCELPDTKIMSDKFADGLSDTLSLLSEALDNAQKEGGAESFTYGRSKIAELKDGAARMPVMTGETLRSLSSLDVIASEVRDALGSHPDDDVRWWAGAVKRQTEAHIKDLNYFVLWQSTGSPPDTVWREIPEHLTPYVSLICTTIEGLDNQIPTIGEIAEIRHSLYDHIGPLREWLENPSDSDSFFGLGRMWLIRTIDEMEKSVGRAEEVLLSISRLSVQCRKFSEIEYEFLYDRASNLLAIGYNATDLRRDASFYDLLASEARTASFVGIAYGKLPQDHWFALGRLLTNIDGGKPTLISWSGSMFEYLMPLLVMPTYENTLLDRTYHAVVARQIDYSRRRGIPWGISESGYNVTDTSLNYQYRAFGIPGLGFKRGLADDLVIAPYAAVMGLMVNPFLACRNLEKMSSSGYCGEYGFYEAIDFTRSRTPPGQKYSIIQSFMAHHQGMALLSLAYVILDRPMQRRFMSDLSLQSAAMLLQEKMPLNLPFYPHTGEVEGVHKATDISESLTRTFNSAKTPRPEVHLLSNGRYHVMVNNSGSGYSRWNDLAVTRWREDPTADCSGTFCYIRDLASGEFWSNGYQPTKKKPVSFQTTFRQAQAEFLRKDWDFYTRTEVIVSPEDDVELRRVWVTNRSWNPRSLEFTSYAEVVLAPQASDESHPAFTNLFVQTELIPERNAILATRRPRSEGERPPWMFHLMTVNGKQVRKISFETDRLKFIGRGNSLAQPVAMIDSSTLSDTAGSVLDPVVAIRCTISIEPQETGCVNIFSGVCESRDDALAMIEKYYDRNITDRVLEMAWTHAQVMLRQLDATEQDAQIYSSLASSVIYSNPVRRASGKVLIKNKLGQSGLWRYGISGDVPIVLVRIKNRKRISIIRDMVQAHAYWHMKGLMVDLVICNEERSGYRQELQDEILSHVPQGSDSQLLNKKGGIFILNLELMSDEDFILLQTVARAVISDRAGSLAEQMERAGWCEVEVPQLLTTRTPSHDSSGISGSPGEGLLYFNGIGGFSPDGKEYVIITDKWNVTPAPWVNILANENFGTVVSENGSAYTWCENSHEFRLTPWMNDPVQDLSGEGLYIRDEETGKFWSPGAWPVRGAGSYVTRHGFGYSVFEYSEQGISSELTVYVSVDSPVKFLSLKLRNRSGRKRFLSVTGYVEWVLGELRSKSLPYVVTEIDQVSGAVFAKNPYNCEFPGRVAFFDSNIINRTLTGDRHEFIGRNGSADRPAAMERVRLSNKVGAGLDPCAAVQVHCELTDGEEREIIFTLGVGRDGDDARTLLLKNRGVEPAHAALKAVKDYWGRTLGAVQVKTPDMSVDLLANGWLVYQIIASRLWARSGFYQSGGAFGFRDQLQDVMALIHTRPELMRRQLLLCAGHQFIEGDAQHWWHPPLNRGVRTHCSDDYLWLPFAASRYVLSTRDFAVLDEEILFIEGRELLPEEDSYYDLPNQSETSASLYEHCVLAVRRGMRFGEHGLPLMGTGDWNDGMNLVGAGGKGESVWLGFFIFDLLMRFSKVAEIRGDLSFAEFCRVNAEQLRVNIERYGWDGEWYRRAYFDSGEPLGSAVNKECMIDSIAQSWAVLSGAASEERAVTAMEAVKEHLILREDRLLPLLIPPFDKTMKNPGYIKGYVPGVRENGGQYSHAAIWVVAAFAVLKDNEQAWDLLPFINPIHHSRKEEDVRKYRVEPYALASDIYAAAPHTGRGGWTWYSGSAGYMYTLILESLLGVRLSGDCLTFDPCIPADWDSYQVDYRYLSAMYHIVVKNSGKEDKAPGKISGESSGEGSGTGGGSKSCIRSVIVDGVNQADKIIHLADDQEEHRVVVELGD, encoded by the coding sequence TTGAGAAATAAATTTGGATTTAAGGGGAGATTTAATGACAAAGAGGCATCTGTAAGCCAGGTTGATGCCGGTCCGCTTCGGGATGAACTGTACAGCAGGGATCAGATGGTTCAGCATGCAAAGGAGATTGCAGGCATATACAGGGCAGGTCCTGGAAATGGATACGGTAGTCTCCTTCCACGGCTTGCTGATAACGAGAAGGTCCTGCTGGACACTTATAATCTGCTGAATGCTGCCAATGAGGCCAGTCGCCGGATTGCTCCGGCAGGTGAATGGCTGCTGGATAACTTCTATCTTATTGATGAACAGATTCTGACTGCCCGCTGCCACCTCTCCGAAGAGTACTGTGAAGAGTTTCCCCGTCTGGAAAATGGGCCTTTTGAAGGATTTCCGCGGATTTACCATATCGCTACAGAATTAATTGCACATAGTGACGGGAGGATTGACGACAAAACTCTCCTGGATTTTATTAATTCGTATCAGAGTGTTACTCCTCTGCTGCTTGGGGAGCTCTGGGCTGTGCCAATTATGCTCAGGCTCTCTTTGATTGAGAATCTGCGCAGGATATCCGGAAAGATTTCAGCAGACAGGCTTGATTGTGACTCTGCTGATCAATGGGTGGACCAGATGACTGAGGTTGCAGGTCATAATCCAAAAGGTCTGATCCCGTTTATTGCAGATATGGCACGTTCAGACCTTCCCATGACCAGCGCTTTTGTTGCGGAGATGGCGAGGCAGCTGCAGGGTCAGTCCGGTTCATTTGCATTTCCACTTACATGGATTGAACAGAGGCTTTCTGAGAGTAATCTGACTATTGAGCAGATGGTCAATGCGGAGGCTCAGGCCCAGGCTGTTGATCAGGTCTCCTTTGGAAACTGCATTAACAGCCTTCGTCTCCTTGATCTGATTGACTGGCGTGAGTTCGTTGAAAAGGTCAGTCTTGTTGAGCATATACTCCGGAGTGATCCTGCGGATAATTATGCAGCTATGGACTTTGAAACCCGTGACCGGTACCGGCATGTGGTTGAGGAGATTGCAAAAAAAGGACGGCTCGGTGAGGGTGATGTTGCAGGAAAAGCCGTAGAGCTTGCCTGTGATAACCGGAATAATAAGGACGGGGAGATTCGGGCATCCCATGTTGGTTATTATCTGACAGATGAAGGCAGAGTGTCTCTTGAAGAAGCCCTCTCCTATACTCCTCCGTTTTCTGATCGGTTCAGAAGAAAGGTCTATTCCTTTACCCTTCCGCTGTATTTCTCAGGCATTCTCTCTTTAATCCTGATTGCAGCTCTTTTTGGGTATGGGCATATTCCCGCTTACGCATGGTATATTACTCTGCCTGTCATGCTTCTCCTTCTCTTCCCGGTAAGTCAGGTTGCAGTTGCGGTTATAAACTGGGTATATACTATACTCATCCCTCCCGTTTTACTTCCGAAGATGGACTATTCATCGGGGATACCTGATGACCAAAGGACTATCGTTGTAATTCCTACAGTTCTGTCAGAACCCGGAGATGTCGCATCACTCCTTGATTCACTTGAAGTGCGGTACCTGGCGAACCGTGATGATAACCTGCACTTTGCCCTGCTGACCGATCTCCGGAATGCATCAGTCCAGGAGCTGCCCGGAGACGAAGAACTGGTCAGTCTTCTTGCTGCCGGGATTGAAGGTCTTAACAGCAGATATTGTGATGATAAGCCGTCAACCTTTTTCCTCATGCACAGGGCCAGGACATGGAATGAATCTGAAGGGGTATGGATGGGTTATGAGAGGAAGAGAGGTATTCTTGGTGCATTCAATACTTTCATATTGGGAAGAGGGACTAAATCCTTCTCACGTATTGTTGGTGATCAGGAGATTCTGGGCAGTATCAGATATGTGATAACCCTTGATACTGACACCGAACTTCCCCGCAGCAGTGCTGGAAAACTTATAGGTACTCTGGCCCACCCGCTCAACCGGCCGGTAATGGACCCGGTTAACCAGGTGATCAGGGAAGGATATGGAATTCTCCAGCCCCGTGTTGCTCTGTCTCTGAGAGAGACTGGCATCTCCCGATTTGCCTCATTCTTCGGAGGTGAACCGGGCATTGATCCTTATACCCGTGCAGTATCTGATCTATATCAGGATGCCTTTAAGGAAGGGTCATTTATCGGTAAGGGTATCTATGACCTTGAAGTATTCTCACAAATATTTGAAGGGCGTTTCCCTGAAAATCTTATATTAAGCCATGATCTGCTTGAGGGATGTTATGCCAGAGCCGGCTTTGTCAGTGATGTTTTGGTCCTTGAAGATTACCCAAACAGTTATCTCGCTGATATCAAACGAAGGCACAGGTGGATCAGAGGCGACTGGCAGATTATGCAGTGGATTTTTCCATTTATTCTTGACGCTTCTTCAAAAGTACAGAGAAATCCACTTTCTCTTCTCTGCCGGTGGAAGATATTTGATAATCTGAGACGAAGTCTCGTAGCTCCGGCAGCATTACTATTTCTTATCATGTCGTGGATCAGCTTTGGCAATCCTCTGTTCTGGACAGCCTTTATTGCCTCACTGTATCTGATCCCTTCAGTCATCATCATCTGCCGGGGAGTTGTAAAAAAGCCTGAAAAGCAGACCTGGATGCTGCATCTCCGTGATCTGCCCTCTCTTGTCAGGAGTCAGATAACTGTCCCTCTGATCAATCTTATATTCCTCCCATATGAGGCATATATTTCACTTGATGCTATGCTTAGGTCCTGCTTTCGTATGGCAGGTTCCCACCGGCATCTGCTGGAATGGACTACTAATCAGGAGGCTGCACAGGCAAAAACTTCAGGACTTGCAGGAATGTACAGAATTATGTGGGCCGGGCCGGTAATCGGGGCCGGACTGCTTGCCCTTCAGATTCAGGAGCGTCTTGTTTCTTCTCCGGTTATTGCATTTTTTGCCTGTGCATGGATTCTCTCGCCGATTATTGCATCATGGATCAGCCAGCCGCAGAGATCTCATGTCTTTGATCTGACTCCTGATCAGAGCTTATTTTTAAGAGCTGTTGCACGGAAAACCTGGCGTTTCTTTGAGACGTTTGTCACTGCTGAAGATCATTACCTCCCGCCTGACAATTATCAGGAGCAGCCGGTTTCAGCAGTTGCCCACCGCACTTCTCCGACAGATGTCGGGCTTTTACTTCTTGCAAATCTCACTGCGTATGACTTTGGTTATCTCTCCCTCAGGGGACTTATTGAGCGTACCGGAAATACCATGAATACTATGGGGCAGCTGAAGAGATTCCGGGGTCATTTTTACAACTGGTATGATACTATCACATTAAAGCCGCTTCTTCCGCGTTATATCTCAACAGTTGACAGTGGCAACCTTGTCAGCCACCTTCTTGTACTGCGGCAGGGACTATGTGAACTTCCGGATACTAAGATTATGTCAGATAAATTTGCAGACGGTTTATCTGACACCCTCTCTCTTCTCTCTGAGGCTCTTGATAATGCCCAAAAAGAGGGCGGAGCAGAGTCTTTCACATATGGCAGGTCAAAGATTGCAGAACTGAAAGATGGCGCAGCCCGGATGCCGGTTATGACTGGTGAAACACTGAGATCTCTCTCATCTCTTGATGTGATTGCCTCGGAAGTGCGGGATGCACTGGGCAGTCATCCGGATGATGATGTCAGGTGGTGGGCCGGTGCAGTTAAACGACAGACAGAGGCCCATATAAAGGATCTGAATTATTTTGTATTGTGGCAGTCCACCGGCAGTCCTCCTGACACAGTATGGCGTGAAATTCCTGAGCATCTGACACCCTATGTATCTCTGATCTGCACCACAATCGAGGGGCTGGATAATCAGATCCCTACTATTGGTGAAATTGCTGAAATCAGGCATTCTCTGTATGATCACATAGGTCCTCTTCGTGAATGGCTTGAGAATCCCTCTGATTCTGATTCATTCTTTGGTCTGGGCCGTATGTGGCTGATTCGGACCATTGATGAGATGGAAAAGTCAGTCGGGAGGGCTGAAGAGGTACTCCTGTCGATATCACGTCTTTCTGTTCAGTGCCGGAAATTTTCTGAAATTGAGTATGAATTTCTCTATGACAGGGCGAGTAATCTCCTTGCAATCGGATATAATGCGACTGATCTCAGGCGGGATGCCAGTTTTTATGACCTGCTTGCATCAGAGGCAAGAACTGCCAGCTTTGTCGGTATCGCTTACGGGAAGCTTCCACAGGATCACTGGTTCGCGTTAGGCCGTCTGCTCACAAATATTGATGGCGGGAAGCCAACTCTCATTTCGTGGAGTGGTTCTATGTTTGAATACCTGATGCCGCTTCTTGTGATGCCTACGTACGAAAATACCCTTCTTGACCGTACATATCATGCAGTCGTTGCCAGACAGATCGACTATTCCCGGAGGCGTGGTATCCCGTGGGGTATCTCAGAATCCGGTTATAATGTCACAGATACAAGCCTGAACTACCAGTACCGGGCATTTGGAATTCCGGGACTTGGTTTCAAACGTGGGCTTGCGGATGATCTGGTTATTGCCCCGTATGCTGCTGTGATGGGGCTGATGGTAAATCCGTTTCTGGCCTGCAGGAATCTTGAAAAGATGAGTTCATCCGGATATTGTGGTGAATATGGCTTTTATGAAGCTATAGATTTCACCCGTTCCCGGACTCCGCCGGGGCAGAAATACTCGATAATTCAGTCATTTATGGCACATCATCAGGGTATGGCTCTGCTCTCTCTTGCCTATGTAATACTGGACCGCCCTATGCAGAGGAGGTTTATGTCAGATCTCAGTCTTCAGTCAGCTGCGATGCTGCTACAGGAGAAGATGCCGTTAAATCTTCCATTCTATCCGCATACCGGCGAGGTGGAAGGGGTTCATAAGGCAACTGATATATCGGAATCCCTTACACGCACCTTTAATTCTGCAAAAACTCCGAGGCCTGAGGTGCATCTCCTTTCAAACGGCAGATATCATGTTATGGTAAACAACAGCGGTTCCGGGTACAGCAGATGGAATGATCTTGCTGTAACCAGATGGCGGGAGGATCCCACCGCAGACTGCAGTGGCACCTTCTGTTATATCAGGGATCTTGCGAGCGGTGAGTTCTGGTCAAACGGATATCAGCCCACTAAAAAGAAACCGGTTTCATTTCAGACAACTTTCCGGCAGGCACAGGCTGAATTCCTCAGGAAAGACTGGGACTTTTATACCCGGACTGAGGTCATCGTCTCTCCTGAAGATGATGTGGAACTCAGAAGAGTATGGGTGACAAACAGGTCATGGAACCCCCGAAGTTTAGAGTTTACCAGTTATGCTGAGGTGGTGCTGGCACCTCAGGCCTCAGATGAAAGCCACCCGGCCTTCACTAATCTGTTTGTTCAGACTGAACTGATCCCGGAGAGAAATGCCATCCTTGCAACGAGAAGGCCGCGTTCTGAAGGTGAACGTCCGCCCTGGATGTTTCATCTGATGACTGTCAATGGTAAACAGGTACGAAAGATCTCGTTTGAGACAGACCGTTTAAAATTTATCGGGCGTGGCAATTCACTTGCACAACCGGTTGCGATGATCGATTCTTCAACTCTTTCTGATACTGCCGGGTCGGTTCTTGATCCGGTTGTGGCTATAAGATGCACCATCTCCATTGAGCCGCAGGAGACGGGCTGTGTCAATATATTTTCCGGGGTCTGTGAAAGCCGTGATGATGCTCTTGCCATGATTGAGAAATATTATGACCGGAATATTACTGACAGGGTTCTTGAAATGGCCTGGACACATGCACAGGTTATGCTAAGGCAGCTGGATGCGACTGAGCAGGATGCTCAGATATATAGCTCTCTTGCTTCGTCAGTTATTTATTCAAATCCTGTCAGAAGGGCATCCGGTAAAGTTCTTATTAAGAATAAACTTGGTCAGTCAGGTCTGTGGAGGTATGGAATATCGGGAGATGTTCCCATTGTACTGGTGAGGATTAAAAACAGGAAGAGGATCAGTATTATCAGGGATATGGTGCAGGCCCATGCATACTGGCATATGAAGGGGCTGATGGTTGATCTGGTCATCTGTAATGAGGAGAGATCCGGGTATCGTCAGGAGCTTCAGGATGAGATACTAAGCCATGTCCCTCAGGGGTCTGATTCACAGTTGTTAAATAAAAAAGGCGGGATCTTTATCCTTAATCTTGAACTGATGTCAGATGAGGATTTTATACTGTTGCAGACTGTAGCCCGTGCAGTTATTTCTGACAGGGCCGGTTCACTTGCAGAACAGATGGAGCGGGCTGGCTGGTGTGAGGTTGAGGTTCCCCAGCTGCTTACTACCAGAACGCCTTCTCATGATTCATCCGGAATTTCAGGCTCTCCGGGAGAAGGGCTTCTTTATTTCAACGGTATCGGAGGATTTTCTCCGGATGGAAAGGAGTACGTAATTATTACGGATAAATGGAATGTAACTCCTGCGCCGTGGGTGAATATACTTGCAAATGAGAATTTTGGGACGGTTGTATCAGAGAATGGCAGCGCCTATACCTGGTGTGAGAACTCCCATGAGTTCAGGCTGACTCCATGGATGAATGATCCCGTTCAGGACCTCTCTGGTGAGGGCCTGTATATCAGGGATGAAGAGACCGGCAAATTCTGGTCCCCCGGAGCGTGGCCTGTGCGGGGGGCAGGCAGTTACGTTACCAGGCATGGGTTTGGATATTCTGTCTTTGAATATTCTGAGCAGGGAATTAGTTCCGAACTGACTGTATATGTCTCCGTTGATTCACCTGTGAAATTTCTCTCTCTTAAGCTCAGGAACAGATCGGGCCGCAAAAGATTTCTCTCTGTCACCGGATATGTGGAATGGGTTCTTGGGGAGCTGAGATCGAAATCACTGCCTTATGTGGTCACTGAAATTGATCAGGTCTCCGGAGCTGTTTTTGCTAAAAATCCATATAACTGTGAATTTCCGGGCAGGGTTGCATTTTTTGACTCTAATATAATTAACAGGACTCTGACCGGCGATCGGCATGAGTTTATCGGGCGGAATGGTTCGGCTGACAGACCGGCAGCGATGGAAAGGGTCCGGCTCTCGAATAAAGTCGGGGCTGGTCTTGATCCCTGTGCTGCGGTGCAGGTTCACTGTGAACTTACTGACGGGGAAGAGCGTGAGATTATATTTACTCTTGGTGTGGGGCGGGACGGCGATGATGCAAGAACTCTTCTCTTAAAGAATCGTGGGGTGGAGCCTGCACATGCGGCACTCAAAGCAGTGAAAGATTACTGGGGCCGGACACTTGGTGCAGTTCAGGTTAAGACTCCTGATATGTCTGTGGATCTGCTCGCCAACGGATGGCTGGTATATCAGATAATTGCTTCCCGTTTGTGGGCACGTTCCGGATTTTATCAGTCTGGCGGGGCGTTTGGATTCAGGGATCAGCTCCAGGATGTGATGGCGCTTATTCATACAAGGCCGGAGCTTATGAGGAGGCAGCTGCTTCTCTGTGCCGGGCATCAGTTTATTGAGGGTGATGCTCAGCACTGGTGGCACCCGCCGTTAAACAGGGGTGTCAGGACTCATTGTTCTGATGATTATCTCTGGCTGCCGTTTGCCGCCAGCCGTTATGTGCTGAGCACCCGTGATTTCGCAGTTCTGGATGAGGAAATTTTGTTTATCGAAGGGCGTGAGCTGCTCCCTGAGGAGGACTCGTACTATGATCTCCCTAATCAGTCGGAAACTTCTGCAAGCCTGTATGAACACTGTGTCCTGGCTGTCCGGCGTGGCATGAGGTTTGGGGAGCATGGTCTTCCTCTGATGGGGACCGGGGACTGGAATGACGGGATGAATCTTGTCGGTGCCGGAGGTAAGGGAGAGAGTGTCTGGCTTGGATTTTTCATCTTTGATCTTCTGATGAGGTTTAGTAAGGTTGCAGAGATCCGGGGTGACTTATCTTTTGCAGAGTTCTGCCGTGTGAATGCTGAGCAGCTCAGGGTGAATATTGAGAGATATGGGTGGGATGGGGAATGGTACCGCCGTGCCTATTTCGATTCCGGAGAGCCGCTTGGTTCTGCTGTTAATAAGGAGTGCATGATAGATTCAATTGCCCAGAGCTGGGCAGTCCTCTCAGGGGCTGCTTCAGAGGAGAGGGCGGTCACTGCTATGGAGGCAGTGAAGGAGCATCTTATTCTTCGGGAGGACCGCCTTTTGCCGCTTCTTATCCCGCCTTTTGATAAGACTATGAAAAATCCCGGATATATCAAAGGTTATGTTCCGGGTGTACGGGAGAATGGCGGGCAGTATTCCCATGCTGCTATATGGGTGGTGGCAGCCTTTGCGGTTCTGAAGGATAATGAGCAGGCCTGGGATCTGCTGCCTTTCATCAATCCTATTCATCACAGCAGAAAGGAGGAGGATGTCAGAAAGTACCGGGTTGAACCGTATGCACTTGCTTCTGACATCTATGCTGCTGCTCCGCATACCGGACGGGGCGGGTGGACCTGGTATTCGGGTTCGGCGGGATATATGTACACGCTTATCCTTGAGTCGCTTCTTGGGGTCAGGCTTTCCGGAGACTGCCTGACATTTGACCCCTGTATCCCGGCGGACTGGGATTCGTACCAGGTTGATTACCGGTATCTTTCAGCGATGTATCATATTGTGGTTAAGAATTCCGGTAAGGAAGATAAAGCTCCGGGTAAAATATCAGGTGAAAGTTCAGGTGAGGGATCAGGTACGGGAGGGGGTAGTAAATCATGTATCAGATCTGTTATTGTTGACGGCGTTAATCAGGCTGATAAGATCATTCATCTGGCTGATGATCAGGAAGAGCACCGGGTTGTGGTAGAACTTGGAGACTGA